A section of the Notolabrus celidotus isolate fNotCel1 unplaced genomic scaffold, fNotCel1.pri scaffold_299_arrow_ctg1, whole genome shotgun sequence genome encodes:
- the atf4b gene encoding activating transcription factor 4b isoform X3 produces the protein MTMMMTNSQFGLEDMEALLWGPSSPMADPMHLLSFHPDQEEEQKGGGTSLVGDTSPVSPLASSTLSSSSSPPPFYSPPPSPPAVLLPGDKAGTESDLLSLPWLGEPGQLRRSVSDGKEDMFSDLDWMAERVDLSEFDLDSLMGSCSPHEESPSSPDDLLASLDCPMELESLPVSTELLPAALPPSLPSSPLPPVCAEPETITVDEAECCIDDQDVPSSPLIVPEPQEELEIKSEPVSPDPSSPDPSSPDPSSPDPSSPVYTLDLGSEVDVSESEVKPVVTPVLPQVQRLVLSLSPTPRIVLVLAPKKEVSITTVATMSSQTPCRSRPYPQPAYTACPPSTSAAGVKIKGASGEEKPTFKAPKVKKLKKMEQNKTAATRYRQKKRAEQDALLDEHTLLERKNMELTEKAESMAREIEYLKELMEEVRSARTVKGLSADP, from the exons ATGACCATGATGATGACAAACTCACAGTTTGGCCTGGAAGACATGGAGGCCCTTCTCTGGGGACCTTCCTCTCCCATGGCTGACCCCATGCACCTCCTCTCGTTCCACCCTgaccaagaagaagaacagaaaggaggaggaacGTCACTGGTGGGGGACACTTCACCCGTTTCACCCCTCGCCTCCTCGACgctgtcctcttcctcttctcctcctcccttctactcccctcctccctcgccGCCGGCCGTCCTCCTCCCCGGGGACAAAGCTGGGACCGAGTCTGACCTGCTCTCCCTCCCCTGGTTGGGTGAACCCGGTCAGCTGAGGCGCTCAGTCTCAGACGGCAAAG AGGACATGTTCAGCGACCTGGACTGGATGGCCGAGAGGGTGGATCTGAGCGAGTTCGACCTGGACTCTCTGATGGGCTCCTGCAGCCCTCACGAAGAGTCCCCCAGCTCCCCAGACGACCTCCTGGCCTCACTCGATTGCCCCATGGAGCTTGAATCCCTCCCAGTGTCCACTGAGCTTCTCCCAGCCGCTCTTCCTCCCAGTctgccttcctctcctcttcctcccgtCTGTGCAGAGCCTGAAACCATCACCGTGGACGAGGCTGAATGCTGCATTGATGACCAGGATGTCCCGTCCTCTCCCTTGATCGTCCCCGAGCCTCAAGAGGAGCTGGAAATCAAATCTGAGCCCGTGTCCCCAGACCCGTCCTCCCCAGACCCGTCCTCCCCAGACCCGTC CTCCCCAGACCCGTCCTCCCCTGTCTACACCCTGGACCTGGGCAGTGAAGTGGACGTCTCAGAGAGCGAGGTAAAGCCCGTGGtcactcctgtcctccctcAGGTCCAGAGGTTAGTCCTCTCCCTGTCCCCGACTCCCCGTATCGTCCTCGTGCTGGCTCCCAAAAAGGAAGTCTCCATCACAACAGTGGCCACCATGTCCTCCCAAACCCCCTGCAGAAGCAGACCGTACCCTCAGCCGGCGTACACGGCATGTCCTCCCTCGACCAGCGCCGCAGGCGTCAAAATCAAAGGTGCCAGCGGCGAAGAGAAGCCGACTTTCAAGGCGCCAAAGGTCAAGAAGCTGAAGAAGATGGAGCAGAACAAAACGGCGGCGACTCGTTACCGGCAGAAGAAGAGAGCGGAGCAGGACGCGCTCCTCGACGAGCACACGCTGCTGGAGAGGAAGAACATGGAGCTGACGGAGAAGGCCGAGTCCATGGCGAGGGAGATCGAGTACCTGAaggagctgatggaggaggTCCGCTCGGCCAGGACCGTAAAAGGTCTCAGCGCTGACCCCTAG
- the atf4b gene encoding activating transcription factor 4b isoform X5: MTMMMTNSQFGLEDMEALLWGPSSPMADPMHLLSFHPDQEEEQKGGGTSLVGDTSPVSPLASSTLSSSSSPPPFYSPPPSPPAVLLPGDKAGTESDLLSLPWLGEPGQLRRSVSDGKEDMFSDLDWMAERVDLSEFDLDSLMGSCSPHEESPSSPDDLLASLDCPMELESLPVSTELLPAALPPSLPSSPLPPVCAEPETITVDEAECCIDDQDVPSSPLIVPEPQEELEIKSEPVSPDPSSPDPSSPDPSSPVYTLDLGSEVDVSESEVKPVVTPVLPQVQRLVLSLSPTPRIVLVLAPKKEVSITTVATMSSQTPCRSRPYPQPAYTACPPSTSAAGVKIKGASGEEKPTFKAPKVKKLKKMEQNKTAATRYRQKKRAEQDALLDEHTLLERKNMELTEKAESMAREIEYLKELMEEVRSARTVKGLSADP; this comes from the exons ATGACCATGATGATGACAAACTCACAGTTTGGCCTGGAAGACATGGAGGCCCTTCTCTGGGGACCTTCCTCTCCCATGGCTGACCCCATGCACCTCCTCTCGTTCCACCCTgaccaagaagaagaacagaaaggaggaggaacGTCACTGGTGGGGGACACTTCACCCGTTTCACCCCTCGCCTCCTCGACgctgtcctcttcctcttctcctcctcccttctactcccctcctccctcgccGCCGGCCGTCCTCCTCCCCGGGGACAAAGCTGGGACCGAGTCTGACCTGCTCTCCCTCCCCTGGTTGGGTGAACCCGGTCAGCTGAGGCGCTCAGTCTCAGACGGCAAAG AGGACATGTTCAGCGACCTGGACTGGATGGCCGAGAGGGTGGATCTGAGCGAGTTCGACCTGGACTCTCTGATGGGCTCCTGCAGCCCTCACGAAGAGTCCCCCAGCTCCCCAGACGACCTCCTGGCCTCACTCGATTGCCCCATGGAGCTTGAATCCCTCCCAGTGTCCACTGAGCTTCTCCCAGCCGCTCTTCCTCCCAGTctgccttcctctcctcttcctcccgtCTGTGCAGAGCCTGAAACCATCACCGTGGACGAGGCTGAATGCTGCATTGATGACCAGGATGTCCCGTCCTCTCCCTTGATCGTCCCCGAGCCTCAAGAGGAGCTGGAAATCAAATCTGAGCCCGTGTCCCCAGACCCGTCCTCCCCAGACCCGTC CTCCCCAGACCCGTCCTCCCCTGTCTACACCCTGGACCTGGGCAGTGAAGTGGACGTCTCAGAGAGCGAGGTAAAGCCCGTGGtcactcctgtcctccctcAGGTCCAGAGGTTAGTCCTCTCCCTGTCCCCGACTCCCCGTATCGTCCTCGTGCTGGCTCCCAAAAAGGAAGTCTCCATCACAACAGTGGCCACCATGTCCTCCCAAACCCCCTGCAGAAGCAGACCGTACCCTCAGCCGGCGTACACGGCATGTCCTCCCTCGACCAGCGCCGCAGGCGTCAAAATCAAAGGTGCCAGCGGCGAAGAGAAGCCGACTTTCAAGGCGCCAAAGGTCAAGAAGCTGAAGAAGATGGAGCAGAACAAAACGGCGGCGACTCGTTACCGGCAGAAGAAGAGAGCGGAGCAGGACGCGCTCCTCGACGAGCACACGCTGCTGGAGAGGAAGAACATGGAGCTGACGGAGAAGGCCGAGTCCATGGCGAGGGAGATCGAGTACCTGAaggagctgatggaggaggTCCGCTCGGCCAGGACCGTAAAAGGTCTCAGCGCTGACCCCTAG
- the atf4b gene encoding activating transcription factor 4b isoform X1, with product MTMMMTNSQFGLEDMEALLWGPSSPMADPMHLLSFHPDQEEEQKGGGTSLVGDTSPVSPLASSTLSSSSSPPPFYSPPPSPPAVLLPGDKAGTESDLLSLPWLGEPGQLRRSVSDGKEDMFSDLDWMAERVDLSEFDLDSLMGSCSPHEESPSSPDDLLASLDCPMELESLPVSTELLPAALPPSLPSSPLPPVCAEPETITVDEAECCIDDQDVPSSPLIVPEPQEELEIKSEPVSPDPSSPDPSSPDPSSPDPSSPDPSSPDPSSPVYTLDLGSEVDVSESEVKPVVTPVLPQVQRLVLSLSPTPRIVLVLAPKKEVSITTVATMSSQTPCRSRPYPQPAYTACPPSTSAAGVKIKGASGEEKPTFKAPKVKKLKKMEQNKTAATRYRQKKRAEQDALLDEHTLLERKNMELTEKAESMAREIEYLKELMEEVRSARTVKGLSADP from the exons ATGACCATGATGATGACAAACTCACAGTTTGGCCTGGAAGACATGGAGGCCCTTCTCTGGGGACCTTCCTCTCCCATGGCTGACCCCATGCACCTCCTCTCGTTCCACCCTgaccaagaagaagaacagaaaggaggaggaacGTCACTGGTGGGGGACACTTCACCCGTTTCACCCCTCGCCTCCTCGACgctgtcctcttcctcttctcctcctcccttctactcccctcctccctcgccGCCGGCCGTCCTCCTCCCCGGGGACAAAGCTGGGACCGAGTCTGACCTGCTCTCCCTCCCCTGGTTGGGTGAACCCGGTCAGCTGAGGCGCTCAGTCTCAGACGGCAAAG AGGACATGTTCAGCGACCTGGACTGGATGGCCGAGAGGGTGGATCTGAGCGAGTTCGACCTGGACTCTCTGATGGGCTCCTGCAGCCCTCACGAAGAGTCCCCCAGCTCCCCAGACGACCTCCTGGCCTCACTCGATTGCCCCATGGAGCTTGAATCCCTCCCAGTGTCCACTGAGCTTCTCCCAGCCGCTCTTCCTCCCAGTctgccttcctctcctcttcctcccgtCTGTGCAGAGCCTGAAACCATCACCGTGGACGAGGCTGAATGCTGCATTGATGACCAGGATGTCCCGTCCTCTCCCTTGATCGTCCCCGAGCCTCAAGAGGAGCTGGAAATCAAATCTGAGCCCGTGTCCCCAGACCCGTCCTCCCCAGACCCGTCCTCCCCAGACCCGTCCTCCCCAGACCCGTCCTCCCCAGACCCGTCCTCCCCAGACCCGTCCTCCCCTGTCTACACCCTGGACCTGGGCAGTGAAGTGGACGTCTCAGAGAGCGAGGTAAAGCCCGTGGtcactcctgtcctccctcAGGTCCAGAGGTTAGTCCTCTCCCTGTCCCCGACTCCCCGTATCGTCCTCGTGCTGGCTCCCAAAAAGGAAGTCTCCATCACAACAGTGGCCACCATGTCCTCCCAAACCCCCTGCAGAAGCAGACCGTACCCTCAGCCGGCGTACACGGCATGTCCTCCCTCGACCAGCGCCGCAGGCGTCAAAATCAAAGGTGCCAGCGGCGAAGAGAAGCCGACTTTCAAGGCGCCAAAGGTCAAGAAGCTGAAGAAGATGGAGCAGAACAAAACGGCGGCGACTCGTTACCGGCAGAAGAAGAGAGCGGAGCAGGACGCGCTCCTCGACGAGCACACGCTGCTGGAGAGGAAGAACATGGAGCTGACGGAGAAGGCCGAGTCCATGGCGAGGGAGATCGAGTACCTGAaggagctgatggaggaggTCCGCTCGGCCAGGACCGTAAAAGGTCTCAGCGCTGACCCCTAG
- the atf4b gene encoding activating transcription factor 4b isoform X6 has translation MTMMMTNSQFGLEDMEALLWGPSSPMADPMHLLSFHPDQEEEQKGGGTSLVGDTSPVSPLASSTLSSSSSPPPFYSPPPSPPAVLLPGDKAGTESDLLSLPWLGEPGQLRRSVSDGKEDMFSDLDWMAERVDLSEFDLDSLMGSCSPHEESPSSPDDLLASLDCPMELESLPVSTELLPAALPPSLPSSPLPPVCAEPETITVDEAECCIDDQDVPSSPLIVPEPQEELEIKSEPVSPDPSSPDPSSPVYTLDLGSEVDVSESEVKPVVTPVLPQVQRLVLSLSPTPRIVLVLAPKKEVSITTVATMSSQTPCRSRPYPQPAYTACPPSTSAAGVKIKGASGEEKPTFKAPKVKKLKKMEQNKTAATRYRQKKRAEQDALLDEHTLLERKNMELTEKAESMAREIEYLKELMEEVRSARTVKGLSADP, from the exons ATGACCATGATGATGACAAACTCACAGTTTGGCCTGGAAGACATGGAGGCCCTTCTCTGGGGACCTTCCTCTCCCATGGCTGACCCCATGCACCTCCTCTCGTTCCACCCTgaccaagaagaagaacagaaaggaggaggaacGTCACTGGTGGGGGACACTTCACCCGTTTCACCCCTCGCCTCCTCGACgctgtcctcttcctcttctcctcctcccttctactcccctcctccctcgccGCCGGCCGTCCTCCTCCCCGGGGACAAAGCTGGGACCGAGTCTGACCTGCTCTCCCTCCCCTGGTTGGGTGAACCCGGTCAGCTGAGGCGCTCAGTCTCAGACGGCAAAG AGGACATGTTCAGCGACCTGGACTGGATGGCCGAGAGGGTGGATCTGAGCGAGTTCGACCTGGACTCTCTGATGGGCTCCTGCAGCCCTCACGAAGAGTCCCCCAGCTCCCCAGACGACCTCCTGGCCTCACTCGATTGCCCCATGGAGCTTGAATCCCTCCCAGTGTCCACTGAGCTTCTCCCAGCCGCTCTTCCTCCCAGTctgccttcctctcctcttcctcccgtCTGTGCAGAGCCTGAAACCATCACCGTGGACGAGGCTGAATGCTGCATTGATGACCAGGATGTCCCGTCCTCTCCCTTGATCGTCCCCGAGCCTCAAGAGGAGCTGGAAATCAAATCTGAGCCCGTG TCCCCAGACCCGTCCTCCCCAGACCCGTCCTCCCCTGTCTACACCCTGGACCTGGGCAGTGAAGTGGACGTCTCAGAGAGCGAGGTAAAGCCCGTGGtcactcctgtcctccctcAGGTCCAGAGGTTAGTCCTCTCCCTGTCCCCGACTCCCCGTATCGTCCTCGTGCTGGCTCCCAAAAAGGAAGTCTCCATCACAACAGTGGCCACCATGTCCTCCCAAACCCCCTGCAGAAGCAGACCGTACCCTCAGCCGGCGTACACGGCATGTCCTCCCTCGACCAGCGCCGCAGGCGTCAAAATCAAAGGTGCCAGCGGCGAAGAGAAGCCGACTTTCAAGGCGCCAAAGGTCAAGAAGCTGAAGAAGATGGAGCAGAACAAAACGGCGGCGACTCGTTACCGGCAGAAGAAGAGAGCGGAGCAGGACGCGCTCCTCGACGAGCACACGCTGCTGGAGAGGAAGAACATGGAGCTGACGGAGAAGGCCGAGTCCATGGCGAGGGAGATCGAGTACCTGAaggagctgatggaggaggTCCGCTCGGCCAGGACCGTAAAAGGTCTCAGCGCTGACCCCTAG
- the atf4b gene encoding activating transcription factor 4b isoform X2 — translation MTMMMTNSQFGLEDMEALLWGPSSPMADPMHLLSFHPDQEEEQKGGGTSLVGDTSPVSPLASSTLSSSSSPPPFYSPPPSPPAVLLPGDKAGTESDLLSLPWLGEPGQLRRSVSDGKEDMFSDLDWMAERVDLSEFDLDSLMGSCSPHEESPSSPDDLLASLDCPMELESLPVSTELLPAALPPSLPSSPLPPVCAEPETITVDEAECCIDDQDVPSSPLIVPEPQEELEIKSEPVSPDPSSPDPSSPDPSSPDPSSPVYTLDLGSEVDVSESEVKPVVTPVLPQVQRLVLSLSPTPRIVLVLAPKKEVSITTVATMSSQTPCRSRPYPQPAYTACPPSTSAAGVKIKGASGEEKPTFKAPKVKKLKKMEQNKTAATRYRQKKRAEQDALLDEHTLLERKNMELTEKAESMAREIEYLKELMEEVRSARTVKGLSADP, via the exons ATGACCATGATGATGACAAACTCACAGTTTGGCCTGGAAGACATGGAGGCCCTTCTCTGGGGACCTTCCTCTCCCATGGCTGACCCCATGCACCTCCTCTCGTTCCACCCTgaccaagaagaagaacagaaaggaggaggaacGTCACTGGTGGGGGACACTTCACCCGTTTCACCCCTCGCCTCCTCGACgctgtcctcttcctcttctcctcctcccttctactcccctcctccctcgccGCCGGCCGTCCTCCTCCCCGGGGACAAAGCTGGGACCGAGTCTGACCTGCTCTCCCTCCCCTGGTTGGGTGAACCCGGTCAGCTGAGGCGCTCAGTCTCAGACGGCAAAG AGGACATGTTCAGCGACCTGGACTGGATGGCCGAGAGGGTGGATCTGAGCGAGTTCGACCTGGACTCTCTGATGGGCTCCTGCAGCCCTCACGAAGAGTCCCCCAGCTCCCCAGACGACCTCCTGGCCTCACTCGATTGCCCCATGGAGCTTGAATCCCTCCCAGTGTCCACTGAGCTTCTCCCAGCCGCTCTTCCTCCCAGTctgccttcctctcctcttcctcccgtCTGTGCAGAGCCTGAAACCATCACCGTGGACGAGGCTGAATGCTGCATTGATGACCAGGATGTCCCGTCCTCTCCCTTGATCGTCCCCGAGCCTCAAGAGGAGCTGGAAATCAAATCTGAGCCCGTG TCCCCAGACCCGTCCTCCCCAGACCCGTCCTCCCCAGACCCGTCCTCCCCAGACCCGTCCTCCCCTGTCTACACCCTGGACCTGGGCAGTGAAGTGGACGTCTCAGAGAGCGAGGTAAAGCCCGTGGtcactcctgtcctccctcAGGTCCAGAGGTTAGTCCTCTCCCTGTCCCCGACTCCCCGTATCGTCCTCGTGCTGGCTCCCAAAAAGGAAGTCTCCATCACAACAGTGGCCACCATGTCCTCCCAAACCCCCTGCAGAAGCAGACCGTACCCTCAGCCGGCGTACACGGCATGTCCTCCCTCGACCAGCGCCGCAGGCGTCAAAATCAAAGGTGCCAGCGGCGAAGAGAAGCCGACTTTCAAGGCGCCAAAGGTCAAGAAGCTGAAGAAGATGGAGCAGAACAAAACGGCGGCGACTCGTTACCGGCAGAAGAAGAGAGCGGAGCAGGACGCGCTCCTCGACGAGCACACGCTGCTGGAGAGGAAGAACATGGAGCTGACGGAGAAGGCCGAGTCCATGGCGAGGGAGATCGAGTACCTGAaggagctgatggaggaggTCCGCTCGGCCAGGACCGTAAAAGGTCTCAGCGCTGACCCCTAG
- the atf4b gene encoding activating transcription factor 4b isoform X4 encodes MTMMMTNSQFGLEDMEALLWGPSSPMADPMHLLSFHPDQEEEQKGGGTSLVGDTSPVSPLASSTLSSSSSPPPFYSPPPSPPAVLLPGDKAGTESDLLSLPWLGEPGQLRRSVSDGKEDMFSDLDWMAERVDLSEFDLDSLMGSCSPHEESPSSPDDLLASLDCPMELESLPVSTELLPAALPPSLPSSPLPPVCAEPETITVDEAECCIDDQDVPSSPLIVPEPQEELEIKSEPVSPDPSSPDPSSPDPSSPVYTLDLGSEVDVSESEVKPVVTPVLPQVQRLVLSLSPTPRIVLVLAPKKEVSITTVATMSSQTPCRSRPYPQPAYTACPPSTSAAGVKIKGASGEEKPTFKAPKVKKLKKMEQNKTAATRYRQKKRAEQDALLDEHTLLERKNMELTEKAESMAREIEYLKELMEEVRSARTVKGLSADP; translated from the exons ATGACCATGATGATGACAAACTCACAGTTTGGCCTGGAAGACATGGAGGCCCTTCTCTGGGGACCTTCCTCTCCCATGGCTGACCCCATGCACCTCCTCTCGTTCCACCCTgaccaagaagaagaacagaaaggaggaggaacGTCACTGGTGGGGGACACTTCACCCGTTTCACCCCTCGCCTCCTCGACgctgtcctcttcctcttctcctcctcccttctactcccctcctccctcgccGCCGGCCGTCCTCCTCCCCGGGGACAAAGCTGGGACCGAGTCTGACCTGCTCTCCCTCCCCTGGTTGGGTGAACCCGGTCAGCTGAGGCGCTCAGTCTCAGACGGCAAAG AGGACATGTTCAGCGACCTGGACTGGATGGCCGAGAGGGTGGATCTGAGCGAGTTCGACCTGGACTCTCTGATGGGCTCCTGCAGCCCTCACGAAGAGTCCCCCAGCTCCCCAGACGACCTCCTGGCCTCACTCGATTGCCCCATGGAGCTTGAATCCCTCCCAGTGTCCACTGAGCTTCTCCCAGCCGCTCTTCCTCCCAGTctgccttcctctcctcttcctcccgtCTGTGCAGAGCCTGAAACCATCACCGTGGACGAGGCTGAATGCTGCATTGATGACCAGGATGTCCCGTCCTCTCCCTTGATCGTCCCCGAGCCTCAAGAGGAGCTGGAAATCAAATCTGAGCCCGTG TCCCCAGACCCGTCCTCCCCAGACCCGTCCTCCCCAGACCCGTCCTCCCCTGTCTACACCCTGGACCTGGGCAGTGAAGTGGACGTCTCAGAGAGCGAGGTAAAGCCCGTGGtcactcctgtcctccctcAGGTCCAGAGGTTAGTCCTCTCCCTGTCCCCGACTCCCCGTATCGTCCTCGTGCTGGCTCCCAAAAAGGAAGTCTCCATCACAACAGTGGCCACCATGTCCTCCCAAACCCCCTGCAGAAGCAGACCGTACCCTCAGCCGGCGTACACGGCATGTCCTCCCTCGACCAGCGCCGCAGGCGTCAAAATCAAAGGTGCCAGCGGCGAAGAGAAGCCGACTTTCAAGGCGCCAAAGGTCAAGAAGCTGAAGAAGATGGAGCAGAACAAAACGGCGGCGACTCGTTACCGGCAGAAGAAGAGAGCGGAGCAGGACGCGCTCCTCGACGAGCACACGCTGCTGGAGAGGAAGAACATGGAGCTGACGGAGAAGGCCGAGTCCATGGCGAGGGAGATCGAGTACCTGAaggagctgatggaggaggTCCGCTCGGCCAGGACCGTAAAAGGTCTCAGCGCTGACCCCTAG